The following proteins come from a genomic window of Pseudomonas putida:
- a CDS encoding DUF934 domain-containing protein, whose product MQRIIKNNQIVDETWHLLPKETTIDELTNCDDYIVPLQLWRDHAHMLKARDGGLGVWLDSDEQAEEIGDDVQHFQVIALNFPAFTDGRNYSNARLLRDRYQFKGELRAIGDVLRDQLFYLARCGFDAFAVRADKDPEDALQGLKDFSVTYQAATDEPLPLFRRR is encoded by the coding sequence ATGCAGCGAATCATTAAGAACAACCAGATCGTCGACGAAACCTGGCACCTGCTGCCCAAGGAAACCACGATCGACGAGCTGACCAACTGCGACGACTACATCGTCCCGCTGCAACTGTGGCGTGACCATGCCCACATGCTCAAGGCTCGCGACGGTGGCCTGGGCGTGTGGCTGGACAGCGATGAACAAGCGGAAGAGATCGGTGATGACGTGCAGCACTTTCAGGTCATCGCCCTGAACTTCCCGGCCTTCACCGATGGGCGCAACTACTCCAATGCGCGCCTGCTGCGTGACCGCTACCAGTTCAAGGGCGAGCTGCGCGCCATCGGCGACGTACTGCGTGACCAGCTGTTCTACCTGGCACGCTGCGGCTTCGATGCCTTCGCCGTCCGTGCCGACAAGGACCCGGAAGATGCCCTGCAAGGGTTGAAGGACTTCTCGGTGACCTATCAGGCCGCCACCGACGAGCCGCTGCCGCTGTTCCGCCGCCGTTGA
- a CDS encoding nitrite/sulfite reductase, translated as MYVYDEYDQRIIEDRVKQFRDQTRRYLAGELSEEEFRPLRLQNGLYIQRFAPMLRVAVPYGQLNARQVRTLAKIARDYDKGYAHISTRQNVQYNWPALEDIPDILAELATVQMHAIQTSGNCLRNTTTDQFAGVAADEIIDPRPWCEIVRQWTTFHPEFAYLPRKFKIAINGSKEDRAAIEVHDIGLEPVRNAAGELGFRVLVGGGLGRTPVVGSFINEFLPWQDLISYLDAILRVYNRYGRRDNKYKARIKILVKALTPEVFAEKVEAEMAHLRGGSTTLTEEEVQRVSRHFVDPDYLALDNVDYSAQDAEYPGFARWRSRNTRAHKRPGYVAVTLSLKPTGVAPGDLTDKQLDAVADLSERYSFGFLRTSHEQNIILADVEQRQLHALWMELREGGFATPNIGLLTDIICCPGGDYCSLANAKSIPIAESIQRRFDDLDYLFDIGEIDLNISGCMNACGHHHVGHIGILGVDKKGEEFYQVSLGGNAARDASLGKILGPSFAQDDMADVIEKLIAVYVEQRTEEERFIDTYQRIGIDPFKERVYAANH; from the coding sequence GTTTCGCCCCGATGCTGCGCGTCGCCGTGCCCTACGGCCAGCTGAACGCCCGCCAGGTGCGCACACTGGCCAAGATCGCCCGCGATTACGACAAGGGCTATGCCCACATTTCCACCCGCCAGAACGTGCAGTACAACTGGCCGGCACTTGAAGACATCCCGGACATCCTTGCCGAACTGGCCACCGTGCAGATGCACGCGATCCAGACCAGCGGCAACTGCCTGCGCAACACCACCACCGATCAGTTCGCCGGTGTTGCCGCAGACGAAATCATCGACCCGCGCCCCTGGTGCGAGATCGTCCGCCAGTGGACCACCTTCCACCCGGAATTCGCCTACCTGCCGCGCAAGTTCAAGATCGCGATCAACGGCTCGAAGGAAGACCGCGCGGCCATCGAAGTGCACGACATCGGCCTGGAGCCGGTGCGCAACGCTGCCGGTGAGCTGGGCTTCCGCGTGCTGGTCGGTGGCGGCCTGGGCCGTACTCCGGTGGTCGGTTCGTTCATCAACGAATTCCTGCCGTGGCAAGACCTGATCAGCTATCTGGACGCCATCCTGCGTGTGTACAACCGTTACGGCCGTCGTGACAACAAGTACAAGGCGCGGATCAAGATCCTGGTCAAGGCCCTGACCCCGGAAGTGTTCGCCGAGAAGGTCGAGGCCGAAATGGCCCACCTGCGTGGCGGCAGCACCACCCTGACCGAAGAAGAAGTACAGCGTGTTTCGCGCCACTTCGTCGATCCGGACTACCTGGCCCTGGACAACGTTGACTACAGCGCCCAGGACGCCGAATACCCTGGCTTCGCCCGCTGGCGCTCGCGCAACACCCGCGCCCACAAGCGCCCTGGCTACGTGGCCGTGACCCTGTCGCTCAAGCCCACCGGCGTTGCCCCGGGCGACCTGACCGACAAGCAGCTGGACGCCGTGGCAGACCTGTCAGAGCGCTACAGCTTTGGCTTCCTGCGCACCTCGCACGAGCAGAACATCATCCTCGCCGACGTCGAGCAGCGTCAGCTGCACGCCCTGTGGATGGAGCTGCGCGAAGGTGGTTTCGCCACGCCGAACATCGGCCTGCTGACCGACATCATCTGCTGCCCTGGCGGTGACTACTGCTCGCTGGCCAACGCCAAGTCGATCCCGATCGCCGAATCCATCCAGCGCCGCTTCGACGACCTGGATTACCTGTTCGACATCGGCGAGATCGACCTGAACATCTCCGGCTGCATGAACGCCTGCGGCCACCACCACGTCGGCCACATCGGCATCCTCGGCGTGGACAAGAAGGGCGAGGAGTTCTACCAGGTGTCCCTGGGCGGCAACGCCGCGCGCGACGCAAGCCTGGGCAAGATCCTCGGCCCGTCCTTCGCCCAGGATGACATGGCCGACGTGATCGAGAAGCTGATCGCCGTGTACGTGGAACAACGTACCGAGGAAGAGCGTTTCATCGACACCTATCAGCGTATCGGCATCGACCCCTTCAAGGAACGCGTCTATGCAGCGAATCATTAA